The following proteins are encoded in a genomic region of Chloracidobacterium sp.:
- a CDS encoding ABC transporter permease subunit encodes MQNEGTRSLPRIMAIAKNAFREAIRDRILYNLIVFVLLITASAIFLGELTAGQDERVIVDLGLSAVLLFGAFIAIFVGVGLVWKEIEKRTVYSVFAKPVTRAEFIVGKYLGLCLTLLLNIAVMGVGVSLALLYVGGSSLIPSVWGAVVLIFLELTILTAVAIMFSSFSTPALSALLTFFVFIIGHFSASLLDLATSLGSNAAVWFFSALYYILPNLSNFSFIVNAANGQVPTAAFLGGATVYAVGYDAVVLVITVLVFRRRNFK; translated from the coding sequence ATGCAGAACGAAGGAACACGATCCCTGCCCCGGATCATGGCCATCGCGAAAAATGCTTTTCGCGAGGCGATACGCGATCGGATCTTATACAATTTGATCGTTTTTGTGCTGTTGATAACGGCGAGTGCGATATTCCTCGGCGAACTGACCGCGGGCCAGGACGAGCGCGTAATAGTCGATCTCGGGCTGAGCGCGGTGCTGCTTTTCGGGGCGTTCATCGCGATATTTGTCGGCGTCGGACTTGTGTGGAAAGAGATCGAAAAGCGTACGGTCTATTCCGTATTTGCAAAGCCCGTAACGCGTGCTGAATTCATCGTCGGAAAATATCTCGGTCTTTGCCTGACGCTCCTGCTCAACATCGCCGTCATGGGAGTCGGCGTATCGCTCGCCCTGTTATATGTAGGCGGCTCGTCGCTCATACCTTCGGTTTGGGGAGCCGTAGTGCTTATTTTCCTGGAACTTACGATATTGACGGCCGTTGCGATAATGTTCTCGTCATTCTCGACGCCGGCGTTGTCGGCTCTGCTGACATTCTTTGTATTCATTATTGGGCATTTCTCTGCCTCTCTGCTCGATCTTGCGACAAGCCTCGGCTCGAACGCAGCCGTATGGTTCTTTTCGGCGCTCTATTACATCCTGCCGAATCTATCGAATTTCAGCTTCATCGTGAACGCGGCGAACGGCCAAGTGCCGACGGCCGCATTCCTCGGCGGAGCGACTGTTTATGCGGTCGGCTACGACGCGGTCGTTCTCGTAATAACCGTGTTGGTTTTTAGAAGGCGGAATTTCAAATGA